In one Nitrososphaera viennensis EN76 genomic region, the following are encoded:
- a CDS encoding DUF3291 domain-containing protein, with the protein MTSKVLKQAKKSKGMVNYAVKANFPKKHFWTLSIWKDQDSFRNFVMAEPHATAIAKFSRWAGDGSAFVEWASSDGSIDWAEALKRLQSPTFYYGNKNTGA; encoded by the coding sequence ATGACGTCAAAAGTGTTGAAACAGGCAAAGAAAAGCAAAGGGATGGTCAACTATGCCGTCAAGGCTAATTTTCCAAAGAAGCATTTCTGGACACTATCAATCTGGAAAGACCAGGATTCGTTCAGGAACTTTGTCATGGCAGAGCCGCATGCCACTGCCATTGCAAAATTCAGCAGATGGGCCGGCGATGGTTCAGCGTTTGTGGAATGGGCAAGTTCAGACGGCTCTATCGACTGGGCGGAGGCCCTGAAGAGGCTGCAGAGCCCTACTTTTTACTATGGCAATAAAAACACTGGTGCCTGA
- a CDS encoding polysaccharide deacetylase family protein gives MLPTKAHALTDACNCVIFRLDDVQDFWLVTVQSAVIDKVVERNESLDLAIIMNHIGNDPAIVGKVRESIATGLIETSLHGWNHVDYRTLPLKEQQETLETANQKMEELFGSKTRIFVAPYNAYNDDTLEAASQAGLTILSSEFDEEMGSIYDPDEPDSPDNKIYKAAAGSDLKDQYGVYHLPQAIGFYTYDSEPPTKTPLTRIESQIDSTIASYGYAVVTLHPQDFTVKDANNNPTEAISQTEIDDLDALITWINDQGYHIGTFSSTVDAQTPPPAVDNNSTVSDIIAPLANTIVVPSFRLSFGN, from the coding sequence ATGTTGCCGACAAAGGCGCATGCCCTGACTGACGCCTGCAATTGCGTGATATTTCGGCTGGATGACGTCCAGGACTTTTGGCTCGTCACCGTCCAGTCCGCAGTTATCGACAAGGTCGTGGAAAGAAACGAGAGCCTTGACCTGGCGATAATAATGAACCATATCGGAAACGATCCCGCCATAGTCGGCAAGGTAAGGGAAAGCATTGCGACAGGCCTGATTGAAACGTCCCTGCACGGATGGAACCACGTGGATTACCGGACGCTTCCATTGAAGGAACAGCAGGAGACCCTGGAAACGGCCAACCAGAAAATGGAGGAGCTGTTTGGAAGCAAGACCAGAATATTTGTGGCCCCGTACAATGCGTACAACGACGACACCCTCGAGGCAGCCAGCCAAGCGGGCCTAACGATCTTGAGCTCCGAGTTTGATGAAGAGATGGGCAGCATATACGACCCTGACGAGCCCGACAGCCCGGACAACAAGATCTACAAGGCGGCCGCCGGCTCTGACCTCAAGGACCAGTACGGCGTGTACCACCTTCCGCAGGCAATAGGCTTTTACACCTACGATTCAGAGCCGCCGACAAAGACGCCCCTGACCAGGATTGAAAGCCAGATAGACAGCACCATTGCCAGCTATGGCTATGCGGTGGTAACGCTCCACCCGCAGGATTTCACGGTAAAGGACGCAAACAACAACCCCACCGAAGCCATCTCACAGACAGAGATAGACGATCTCGATGCCCTTATAACATGGATCAATGACCAGGGCTACCACATAGGGACGTTTTCCAGCACGGTCGACGCACAGACGCCTCCTCCGGCCGTTGACAACAACAGCACCGTTTCAGACATCATAGCGCCTCTGGCCAATACGATCGTCGTCCCCTCATTCCGGCTGAGCTTTGGCAACTAG
- a CDS encoding winged helix-turn-helix domain-containing protein, whose amino-acid sequence MKYRSRMDIAADVLEVAQGGAIKTRIMYKAFLSFPQLKEYLELLQGGGLLDYVAEEKEYRATERGKRFLKMYKEVGQAILPAGLKKKKMLA is encoded by the coding sequence GTGAAATACAGAAGCAGGATGGACATCGCCGCTGACGTGCTTGAAGTTGCACAGGGCGGCGCGATAAAGACGAGGATAATGTACAAGGCCTTCCTGTCGTTCCCGCAGCTTAAGGAATACCTTGAGCTTTTGCAGGGCGGCGGGCTCCTTGACTATGTGGCCGAGGAAAAAGAGTACCGTGCCACAGAGCGTGGAAAACGCTTTTTGAAAATGTACAAGGAGGTAGGGCAGGCTATACTCCCTGCAGGGCTCAAGAAGAAAAAGATGCTGGCCTAG
- a CDS encoding IPT/TIG domain-containing protein, translating to MFETTTRRHTTVLAAIVGLAILGTIAAPGLVAGNAAAQILQGNETTVTPPGNETSTMSLGNETSSTVPPGNETSSSTTAAGSITLTPTSGGAGSNVTIDGTGFSAGQTFGFTFDDNYILTGNMIQFATGEFSTTALIPDNATIGDHEVKATGSSGESATATFTVEESGNATSSAVPPGNETLPVPLGNETATTPGNATSTPGIGIASLFLTPTSVNAGSELLITGSGFGDNQNVTLSIDGNPLDTNSTITTDASGAFTVAVVIPADTTVGDHQITATDDSGVEASATLNVTTAPTTLPRTPP from the coding sequence ATGTTTGAAACAACAACAAGAAGACACACAACAGTACTGGCTGCCATAGTCGGTCTGGCAATCTTGGGCACAATCGCGGCGCCAGGATTGGTAGCAGGCAACGCCGCAGCACAGATCCTACAGGGCAACGAAACGACGGTAACGCCGCCAGGCAACGAAACTTCTACAATGTCGTTAGGTAACGAGACATCATCTACAGTGCCACCAGGTAACGAAACATCATCATCAACAACAGCAGCAGGATCGATCACCCTGACGCCAACTTCTGGCGGAGCGGGCAGCAACGTTACTATCGATGGAACCGGATTCTCAGCGGGGCAGACATTTGGATTTACGTTTGACGACAATTACATCTTGACAGGGAACATGATACAGTTTGCCACGGGTGAATTCTCTACAACAGCACTCATACCAGATAACGCAACGATCGGAGACCACGAAGTAAAGGCGACAGGCAGCTCGGGAGAAAGCGCAACTGCCACGTTCACTGTTGAAGAATCGGGCAACGCGACATCATCAGCAGTGCCACCAGGCAACGAGACCTTACCTGTGCCACTTGGCAACGAAACTGCAACGACACCCGGAAACGCAACGTCCACTCCGGGAATTGGCATCGCATCACTTTTCCTGACGCCGACGTCAGTCAATGCAGGAAGCGAACTTCTCATTACCGGCTCGGGCTTTGGCGATAACCAGAATGTGACACTGTCGATTGACGGCAATCCGCTTGACACAAATTCGACCATAACAACTGACGCCAGTGGAGCATTCACCGTAGCTGTGGTCATCCCGGCGGACACGACAGTTGGCGACCACCAGATCACTGCGACGGACGACAGCGGCGTCGAAGCTTCAGCTACGCTCAACGTAACCACAGCTCCAACAACGCTTCCAAGAACGCCTCCGTAA